The Planococcus donghaensis genome contains a region encoding:
- the menD gene encoding 2-succinyl-5-enolpyruvyl-6-hydroxy-3-cyclohexene-1-carboxylic-acid synthase encodes MTNRKALTEYVSAFTHSLVEQGVSDVVISPGSRSTPLAYACMKQEGLTTYRQIDERSAAYFALGLAKASGKPVMLLCTSGTAAANYFPAIVEAFYARVPLLVVTADRPHELREVGAPQAINQVNIFGSHVKWATDLPMPETENQLAFLTRHLHRSVQNATSEPRGPVHLNVPFREPLRIDLEQDYVSNHEIAHLGGERSLNAESRTFLQQLLKKEKGLLIVGEQTQNMPKEFWTFIEKLDWPVLADPLSNVRGNVPQSAKSLIIDSYDALLKSERFKDVVKPDAVIRVGPPPVSKPLSLFLAAVKPETYVVFDESSMLRDPQSVATHHIQAAEKNLWQLPVENKSPNAYREKWTQASHLYWQVVERHCQDELDEGVLAKVLFDRLDHCDLIVSSSMPIRDVDTYFQTTERDIMLYANRGANGIDGVVSTAFGVQAAKKRPAYLYIGDLAFLHDMNGLIASKMQETDLTIVIMNNDGGGIFSYLPQSQEELYFEELFGTPTGLKFSDAANMYDAQYLSAETAEQFAAALDEPKTKPVKMIEVFTNRENNVTTHRKLWSRFDEELAKR; translated from the coding sequence GTGACGAATCGTAAAGCATTAACTGAATATGTATCAGCCTTTACTCATTCACTTGTTGAGCAAGGGGTTAGCGATGTCGTCATTAGTCCGGGATCTCGCTCAACCCCTCTTGCATATGCTTGTATGAAGCAGGAAGGTTTAACAACTTATCGCCAAATAGATGAACGTTCCGCGGCTTATTTTGCGTTAGGCTTAGCTAAAGCTTCTGGGAAACCAGTTATGCTTCTTTGTACATCGGGAACGGCTGCAGCTAATTATTTTCCGGCTATTGTTGAAGCATTTTATGCGCGTGTGCCTTTATTGGTCGTTACAGCAGACCGTCCACATGAGCTACGCGAAGTCGGCGCGCCACAAGCCATCAATCAAGTAAATATATTTGGATCACACGTTAAATGGGCAACCGATTTGCCGATGCCAGAAACGGAAAATCAATTGGCGTTTTTAACACGTCATTTGCATCGATCTGTACAAAATGCAACGAGTGAACCGAGAGGACCGGTACATCTAAATGTGCCATTCCGTGAGCCACTGCGTATTGATTTGGAACAAGATTATGTAAGCAATCATGAAATTGCTCATTTGGGCGGAGAACGGTCGTTAAATGCGGAAAGTCGCACGTTTTTACAGCAACTCTTAAAAAAAGAAAAGGGTTTGTTAATTGTTGGAGAACAGACGCAAAATATGCCTAAAGAATTTTGGACGTTTATTGAGAAATTGGATTGGCCGGTATTGGCGGATCCGTTATCGAACGTACGTGGAAATGTGCCGCAATCGGCAAAGTCGTTGATTATTGATTCTTATGATGCGTTGCTTAAAAGCGAGAGGTTTAAAGATGTGGTTAAGCCAGATGCAGTGATTCGTGTTGGGCCCCCACCGGTTTCAAAACCACTGAGCTTGTTTTTAGCGGCAGTAAAGCCAGAAACCTATGTGGTGTTTGATGAAAGTTCAATGTTGCGTGACCCGCAATCTGTCGCGACGCATCATATTCAAGCAGCTGAAAAAAACTTATGGCAATTACCGGTGGAAAATAAATCCCCAAATGCGTATCGTGAAAAATGGACGCAAGCTTCTCATTTATATTGGCAAGTTGTCGAACGGCATTGTCAGGATGAACTAGATGAAGGAGTATTAGCGAAAGTGCTTTTTGACCGGTTAGATCATTGTGATTTGATTGTGAGCAGCAGTATGCCAATTCGAGATGTAGATACGTATTTCCAAACAACCGAACGGGATATAATGCTTTATGCAAATCGCGGAGCAAATGGCATTGACGGGGTTGTCTCAACGGCGTTTGGTGTGCAAGCAGCAAAAAAACGTCCAGCTTATTTGTATATCGGGGATTTGGCTTTTTTGCATGATATGAATGGATTGATCGCGTCAAAAATGCAGGAGACGGATTTGACGATTGTGATTATGAATAATGATGGTGGCGGCATTTTCTCTTATTTGCCGCAGTCTCAAGAAGAGCTTTATTTTGAAGAGTTGTTTGGCACACCGACTGGACTAAAGTTTAGCGATGCTGCGAACATGTACGATGCGCAATATTTATCAGCGGAAACAGCGGAACAATTTGCGGCAGCTTTAGATGAGCCCAAAACGAAACCAGTGAAAATGATTGAAGTGTTTACCAATCGTGAAAACAATGTTACAACGCACCGTAAATTATGGAGCCGTTTTGACGAGGAGCTGGCGAAGCGATGA
- the menH gene encoding 2-succinyl-6-hydroxy-2,4-cyclohexadiene-1-carboxylate synthase, with the protein MKLEVGSVIYHVEVRNSEKAKTLVFLHGFTGSTKTWHSVIEKWTDTKIVMIDLIGHGASSSPQELEAYSMERQLEDLDALFDQLALDTFTLVGYSMGGRIALAYACHYPKRLTGLILESASPGLDSEQARKDRQTNDAHLAERIMTGGLVNFVDAWENIALFASQKELPERVQQSVRQERLAQNPLGLANSLLGMGTGVQRSYWQELEGLHIPVLLVTGRLDVKFETIAQKMLERLPNAVHKTIEAGHTIHVEKPAEFATIVREYLSMNYQGGKS; encoded by the coding sequence ATGAAGCTAGAAGTTGGCAGCGTTATTTATCATGTTGAAGTAAGAAATTCGGAAAAAGCAAAGACTTTGGTTTTTCTGCATGGCTTTACAGGAAGCACGAAAACGTGGCATTCGGTTATTGAAAAGTGGACGGATACCAAAATTGTTATGATTGATTTAATCGGTCATGGAGCGTCCTCTAGTCCACAAGAGCTTGAAGCTTATTCGATGGAACGTCAGTTAGAAGATTTAGATGCTTTGTTCGATCAATTAGCACTAGATACCTTTACACTCGTTGGCTATTCAATGGGGGGGCGTATAGCGCTTGCTTACGCATGTCACTATCCGAAGCGGTTGACGGGATTAATACTTGAGAGTGCATCGCCTGGACTTGATAGTGAACAAGCAAGAAAAGACCGTCAAACAAATGATGCACATCTTGCAGAGCGGATTATGACAGGGGGACTCGTCAATTTTGTGGATGCTTGGGAAAATATTGCGTTGTTTGCAAGTCAAAAAGAGTTGCCTGAACGGGTGCAGCAATCAGTACGTCAAGAACGGTTGGCACAAAACCCACTAGGCCTTGCAAATAGTTTGCTCGGCATGGGAACAGGGGTTCAACGGTCTTATTGGCAAGAGCTAGAAGGTTTGCATATACCCGTTTTGTTAGTAACGGGACGTTTAGATGTAAAGTTTGAGACAATTGCACAAAAGATGCTTGAGCGACTTCCGAATGCTGTGCATAAAACTATTGAGGCGGGACATACAATTCATGTGGAAAAACCTGCGGAGTTTGCTACAATAGTAAGAGAGTATTTAAGTATGAACTATCAAGGAGGAAAATCATGA